Genomic window (Helicobacter jaachi):
CAGCATGCGAAATACACACAATTTTGCCGCTTAAATCCGCTCCAATGAGGTTATGTTGCAAATGTAGCACGCTTGCTTGAATGCGCTTATTGGTGATAAAATTAGGCATAGATTCCATAAGAGAGAAGCATTCAACCTGCTTAGGGCTAGTAATAAGCGGCGGCAGGATAATGGATAGCTGCGAGTTATAGGAGCTTTTACCATACTCTATAGATTCTAAAATAAGGCGCTCAAGGTTATTTGAAGTGCTATATGCCTTAAAAAACACATCTGCATCACAATAGCTCATATCCTCCGCGCTCAAGCCAAACTCGCTACCCTGCGCGCTTATAAGGCTTAAAGCCGCGCTTAGATTCTTGCTAAACTCAAATTTTGATTGCTCCCTGTAAGTAATGCCCATACTGATAAAATCAAAAAACTCAAGCACGCTAGATTCTATATTATGCGCTTTGAGCAGCCCTGCAATAGCGCGCATTTGCTCTAAAGTGAGCGAGAATGCCTCCTTTTGCACCTTTGCCTTAGGCTTTTGCTTAAAATAAAAGCTAAAGTTTTCATCATATCGCGGCGATAAAATATCATAAGTCCCCGGGCGCAAATGCCCATATTTGCGCAAAAACTCTGGTTCTGGCAAGGTGTTTAAATCATGGGCAAAATGCGTAGTAATGCAATTAAGCGAGCCTAGAAAGTGATGCTTTTGCGCGGGTGTTAAAATACCCTCTTTTACAAGTGTGTTTAAAAACCCCATAGCCATAAAGCCCATACGCGCTAGCCCAACAAAAGGCTGCGTGCCATAACTTTTGCAATCTTGCAGTAGCCAATAGATTTTTTCCACCAAAGGCGCGTTATAGCTTAGAATCTGCTCGCGCTTCTGCTCTAAAATGCTAAGCTTTGCTATATCTTGCTCATAAATTTTATCTTGCAAAATCGTGTTTGTAAGCCCTTTTAGTGCGCATACAATCTCATCTATCTCATCTTTGCTAAATCCAAAATGGCTTAAAGATTCTATGCGCTTATGCGTATCAAAATAGTATGCATCAAATAAAATTTCAAACTCGACTTTATCGTGCCACTGCGGGTTTTGACGCAATGTGTTAAGATAATAATCAATAAGCTTCGCGCCCAAGCTCGCATTTAAGCGCGCTGGTAAGAATGAATTAAAACTCGCGCGCACATCTACATACGCGCGCCCATGCAGATTATAAATAAGTGGATTATCACTCACATCTTTATAGCCATAGCGCGCGCGTCCTGTGGCATATACAGAATCTGTAATGAGCTTTGCATAGAGCGAGAATGCTAGCGGGCGCGGGTGCAAGCCGATAATTTCAGCAGGATTCCAATCGGGCATAATGCCAAGTATGCCCTTAGTGCCATAAAGGCTCGGGTGGGGCTTTAGGATAGAATCTATTTTATCTTTTAATAATTGTGCTTGCGCGCGGTGGGAGGGGTATTCTCTAGGGTTTTTGATAATTAAAGGGCGCGCCTGCAGGCAATAAATAGCTTCTTTTGTAATGGCAAACTCCACATCAAGCGCGCTATTTGGGATTATAGATTCTATATCTTTGAGCAGTGCTACAATTTGCGCAATGTAGGCGTTTTCATAGTCTTTAGCATAATGGGCGACAAAAAAGGTTTGCGTTAAGCTCGCGCCTGCGGTGATAGCAGAGGTGGATTTAGTAGAATACTCAATCACATAGTAGGGC
Coding sequences:
- a CDS encoding adenylyl-sulfate kinase, whose protein sequence is MIIWIMGLNGAGKTSTARELKAIFAQHNRDSLILDGKHLREIFEQNAYDKAARIALGIRYAQLAKTLSEQSNKIIIIAANGMLKEVCAYNRAHLQEYYEIFLDVPESVLQKRDSSGIYTRFKKGLVKNVGGLDLVVDKPTNAHLCVPYDSALSAHDVAQKIADFILSQPTQAQSKANPHTNIFGTKAKTLANLAPKLKAGKILPQWSISYRDFKDKARLKALKQSLQKSGFASFIVRSSASNEDSAHASNAGAYESVADVGVEDLEGAIKKVFASYDSSLGNPFDCAPSTSSMRRMSNTPHSQQRASSQSDTANTRIVRESARIAKKQTSFDDEIVLIQPFLRDILCAGVAFNTEPKTNAPYYVIEYSTKSTSAITAGASLTQTFFVAHYAKDYENAYIAQIVALLKDIESIIPNSALDVEFAITKEAIYCLQARPLIIKNPREYPSHRAQAQLLKDKIDSILKPHPSLYGTKGILGIMPDWNPAEIIGLHPRPLAFSLYAKLITDSVYATGRARYGYKDVSDNPLIYNLHGRAYVDVRASFNSFLPARLNASLGAKLIDYYLNTLRQNPQWHDKVEFEILFDAYYFDTHKRIESLSHFGFSKDEIDEIVCALKGLTNTILQDKIYEQDIAKLSILEQKREQILSYNAPLVEKIYWLLQDCKSYGTQPFVGLARMGFMAMGFLNTLVKEGILTPAQKHHFLGSLNCITTHFAHDLNTLPEPEFLRKYGHLRPGTYDILSPRYDENFSFYFKQKPKAKVQKEAFSLTLEQMRAIAGLLKAHNIESSVLEFFDFISMGITYREQSKFEFSKNLSAALSLISAQGSEFGLSAEDMSYCDADVFFKAYSTSNNLERLILESIEYGKSSYNSQLSIILPPLITSPKQVECFSLMESMPNFITNKRIQASVLHLQHNLIGADLSGKIVCISHADPGFDWIFSHNIAGLITEFGGVNSHMAIRANELGIPAIIGCGEQFERLANASMLDIDCANAKVVVL